The Providencia rettgeri genome includes a window with the following:
- a CDS encoding putative acyltransferase — protein MQIKHSIGYANPELLTDAFSLRQQVFTQEQGFPADIDVDEYDESALHVVLYLNDQPAAVLRCVLLEDTLIKVGRVAVQKPHRGKGLGRELMKFVEQYGRSHHYPKIALSAQHTAIDFYHTLGYQTEGEMYDEDGMDHIYMTLSLE, from the coding sequence ATGCAAATTAAACACAGTATTGGGTACGCAAACCCAGAACTCCTTACCGATGCTTTCAGTCTGCGCCAACAAGTTTTTACTCAAGAGCAGGGGTTCCCCGCTGATATCGATGTCGATGAATATGATGAATCCGCATTACATGTGGTTTTGTATTTAAATGATCAGCCAGCAGCTGTATTACGCTGCGTACTACTTGAAGACACTCTCATCAAAGTTGGTCGTGTCGCAGTACAAAAGCCACACCGCGGCAAAGGGCTTGGACGTGAACTAATGAAATTTGTAGAACAATATGGTCGCTCCCACCATTACCCTAAGATTGCTCTTTCAGCACAACATACGGCCATTGATTTTTACCATACCCTTGGGTATCAAACTGAAGGCGAAATGTATGATGAAGACGGAATGGACCACATTTACATGACATTATCTTTAGAGTAA
- a CDS encoding Sulfite exporter TauE/SafE, which translates to MLILILEGLLIGCLLGLTGAGGGILAVPALMASQNWSVALAAPVGLLAVTIAAFIGVVQGLIKNNIRYKAAIWIALLSIPSAKYGVYLAHVTPPVWLTLAFSFVMIYVGCRIFFNRAYVQNDAHCIINKDTGKFIWNTKTALILGGIGVVTGLLTGLLGVGGGFIIVPALRKFTNLNMKSIIATSLMVIFCIGSISIFINVWNGFQYPKEISLVFIASCVIGLLIGRLITHYISNKAIQILFSSVVIFVALWLILSVLIELNVI; encoded by the coding sequence ATGCTGATACTGATATTAGAAGGGTTATTGATAGGTTGCCTACTTGGTTTAACGGGAGCCGGTGGTGGTATTCTTGCTGTTCCAGCGTTAATGGCAAGCCAAAATTGGAGTGTGGCATTAGCGGCACCCGTTGGTCTTTTAGCGGTTACAATTGCTGCATTTATTGGTGTTGTTCAGGGCCTTATAAAAAATAACATTCGCTATAAAGCGGCTATTTGGATAGCATTATTGAGCATTCCTTCCGCTAAATATGGTGTTTATCTTGCCCATGTTACCCCACCAGTTTGGTTAACGCTTGCTTTTAGTTTCGTTATGATTTATGTCGGATGCCGTATATTTTTCAATCGAGCATATGTGCAGAATGATGCTCATTGTATAATTAATAAAGACACTGGAAAATTTATTTGGAATACTAAAACTGCTTTAATCTTGGGGGGCATTGGTGTTGTTACTGGGTTACTTACTGGGCTGTTAGGTGTGGGAGGTGGTTTTATTATTGTTCCTGCATTGCGAAAATTCACTAATTTAAATATGAAGAGTATTATTGCAACATCATTAATGGTCATTTTTTGTATTGGTAGTATTAGTATTTTCATTAATGTCTGGAATGGGTTCCAGTACCCTAAAGAAATTAGTCTTGTTTTCATTGCTTCTTGTGTTATTGGTTTATTAATTGGTCGATTAATAACACATTATATTTCCAATAAGGCTATCCAAATATTATTTTCAAGTGTTGTTATCTTTGTTGCTCTATGGTTGATTTTATCAGTACTGATTGAATTAAATGTTATTTAA
- a CDS encoding Transposase and inactivated derivatives, which translates to MAKVDVRCPFCQQTPSVKKHGLGSTGHQRYRCQNCCRSFQLDYKYRACQPGTKDKIIDLTMNNAGIRDTARALHISINAVVRTLKNSRRSR; encoded by the coding sequence ATGGCTAAAGTCGATGTAAGGTGCCCATTTTGTCAACAAACTCCCTCAGTGAAAAAACATGGCCTAGGGAGCACTGGTCATCAACGTTATCGCTGCCAAAATTGCTGCCGAAGCTTCCAACTCGATTATAAATATCGTGCTTGCCAACCCGGAACTAAAGATAAAATTATCGACCTCACGATGAATAATGCCGGTATTCGTGATACTGCTAGGGCCCTTCATATCAGCATTAATGCGGTTGTTCGTACTTTAAAAAACTCTCGCCGAAGCAGGTAA
- the cptA gene encoding Phosphoethanolamine transferase CptA — translation MSNTTHSEKFSWISLFWLLIYFWYFSSLLQLYVLVTGQSNSIGLRDSLLYSSLWLIPALLFPKRIKLVAGMIGIVLWLSSVVALAYFVVYGHQISQSVMFVMFETNTNEAGEFLKQYFSFKVLGVILAYTVVAIFLWTRLKPVTLPKPGRIGISLLILVILFGIPYYNKGIKQDRPMANVASYLNSKLAYAAPWQFVSGYFLYKNQLANMEELIRDNSKIPPLENFVDANGDTPRTFVLVIGESTSRDRMSLYGYSRPTTPELEELARDYPNNLSVFNDVVTSRPYTIEALQQILTFATQTEPELFNSRPSIMNMMKQAGFKTFWITNQQTMTERNTLLTAFSRQTDKQYYLNNDMAQSSRIYDDVVFSPFKEALADPAEKKFIVVHLLGTHMRYEFRYPEDKAIFKDKDSVVPANLNEDEVKDYNAYDNAQHYNDYVVSTLIKDFDSSKENGFLVFFSDHGEDVYDTPPHEMLGRSEGKPSKVIYNVPFLVWQSPEWLSTHQFDLNDKTTRPFSNMDFIYAWSDLAGLNYTGFEPEKSLFNESFKPQPRYIGDPDNKSSLMLYDDLKK, via the coding sequence ATGAGTAACACTACACACTCGGAAAAGTTTAGCTGGATCTCTCTGTTCTGGTTACTAATCTACTTTTGGTATTTTTCATCGTTATTACAGCTGTATGTGCTCGTAACAGGGCAAAGTAACTCCATTGGCCTTAGAGACTCACTACTTTATAGTTCCCTTTGGCTAATCCCTGCTTTATTGTTCCCAAAAAGAATCAAATTAGTTGCTGGGATGATAGGTATTGTTCTTTGGCTATCCTCTGTTGTCGCACTCGCCTATTTTGTGGTTTATGGCCACCAAATATCGCAAAGTGTCATGTTCGTCATGTTTGAAACTAATACCAATGAAGCTGGTGAATTTCTTAAGCAATATTTTAGCTTCAAAGTCCTAGGCGTCATACTCGCCTATACTGTCGTGGCGATTTTCCTTTGGACGCGTCTAAAACCTGTCACATTACCCAAACCAGGGCGAATTGGTATTTCATTACTGATTTTAGTTATTTTATTCGGAATTCCTTATTATAACAAAGGGATAAAACAAGACCGACCAATGGCTAATGTTGCGTCTTATTTGAATAGTAAACTCGCCTATGCTGCACCATGGCAATTTGTTAGCGGTTACTTTTTATATAAAAACCAGTTGGCAAACATGGAAGAGCTAATCCGTGACAACAGTAAAATTCCGCCACTAGAAAACTTCGTCGATGCAAACGGTGATACACCACGTACATTTGTATTAGTGATTGGTGAGTCCACCAGCCGCGATAGAATGAGCCTGTATGGTTATTCACGCCCAACCACGCCTGAGTTAGAAGAACTTGCAAGGGATTATCCTAACAACTTATCAGTATTCAATGATGTTGTGACATCACGACCTTATACCATTGAAGCGCTACAGCAAATTCTGACGTTTGCGACACAAACTGAACCTGAACTGTTCAATTCACGCCCTTCTATAATGAATATGATGAAGCAAGCGGGCTTTAAAACGTTTTGGATCACCAACCAGCAGACAATGACTGAACGTAATACCTTATTAACTGCGTTCTCTCGCCAAACAGATAAGCAATATTATTTGAATAATGATATGGCTCAAAGCTCACGTATCTATGATGACGTGGTTTTTTCTCCATTCAAAGAAGCACTTGCAGACCCTGCTGAAAAGAAATTTATCGTTGTTCATCTGTTAGGGACTCATATGCGCTATGAATTCCGCTATCCTGAAGATAAAGCTATTTTCAAAGACAAAGATAGCGTAGTTCCCGCTAATTTAAATGAGGACGAAGTAAAAGATTATAATGCGTATGATAACGCACAACATTATAATGACTATGTTGTTTCAACATTAATCAAAGACTTTGATTCTTCAAAAGAAAATGGTTTTTTGGTATTTTTCTCGGACCACGGTGAAGATGTTTATGATACCCCGCCCCATGAAATGTTAGGGCGTAGTGAAGGTAAGCCGAGTAAAGTCATTTATAATGTGCCTTTCCTAGTTTGGCAATCACCCGAGTGGTTATCAACTCATCAATTTGATTTGAATGATAAAACAACTCGACCGTTCAGTAATATGGACTTTATCTATGCTTGGTCTGATTTAGCGGGTTTAAACTATACTGGATTTGAACCTGAAAAAAGCCTATTTAATGAATCATTTAAGCCTCAGCCTCGATATATTGGTGACCCAGATAATAAATCCTCATTAATGCTCTATGATGATTTGAAAAAATAA
- the ybiI gene encoding DnaK suppressor protein, with protein sequence MANGWANEDAVQEQIDATLDDAVAKARRQLHSGESAEFCEECGEAIPEARRLALPGVKFCVNCQNELDKKQSTFSGYNRRASKDSQLR encoded by the coding sequence ATGGCAAATGGTTGGGCAAATGAAGATGCCGTTCAAGAACAAATTGATGCCACTCTTGATGATGCGGTAGCAAAAGCGCGACGGCAATTACACTCCGGTGAAAGCGCCGAGTTTTGTGAGGAGTGTGGTGAAGCCATTCCTGAAGCCCGCCGCTTAGCATTACCCGGCGTTAAATTCTGTGTTAACTGCCAAAATGAATTAGATAAAAAACAATCTACGTTTAGCGGCTATAATCGACGTGCCAGTAAGGATAGCCAATTACGTTAG
- the kch gene encoding Voltage-gated potassium channel Kch, whose translation MLDNSFVAFLKSSLSIRVLLSLLIIIDGTMILKPVLSAYTDYIDWRESGLTQWLKSLGFMKLLDIPRFLLGISLIFLSLFMVNGARIAWVFSLFLLGIISFVDLRLAQENIHQGYFSLFLLIALCVFWKLYHHHSLTSAGFVAITCIIALLLYSIFGTLYIGNEFSPVVKDGTTAFYFALVCMTTVGFGDIVPVTVDARVFTVTVIILGITIFTTSVVYIVGVLAKGTKEIVRKRFSYMKNHYVVIGSTPMAVNVYQGLKKRELPVAVICQENHRSHYPEKDNIVTGDPTSSELLAAANVKHAKCVLVMTDSDSLSTFALLGVKEQAGVEGTVKTVVLINQESNMDKVRLLKPDMLFSLSTLGSEVLMQVLCGEAISSDSISDMLLNKVAKS comes from the coding sequence ATGTTAGACAACTCATTTGTGGCTTTTTTGAAATCATCCTTATCAATCAGGGTGCTGCTCTCATTATTAATTATTATTGATGGCACAATGATTCTAAAGCCTGTGTTAAGTGCTTATACCGACTATATTGATTGGCGTGAGTCTGGGCTGACACAGTGGTTGAAATCACTCGGTTTTATGAAACTGCTGGATATTCCTCGTTTTCTATTGGGGATTTCGCTTATCTTCCTATCGCTATTTATGGTTAATGGAGCCCGTATCGCCTGGGTGTTCTCATTATTTTTACTTGGAATTATTTCATTTGTTGATTTGAGGTTAGCGCAAGAAAACATTCACCAAGGTTATTTCTCGCTCTTTTTATTAATTGCATTGTGTGTGTTTTGGAAGCTATATCATCATCATAGCTTAACTAGTGCAGGGTTTGTGGCGATCACGTGTATTATCGCATTGTTGCTTTACTCCATTTTTGGCACTTTATACATTGGTAATGAATTTTCGCCAGTGGTTAAAGATGGCACTACGGCCTTTTATTTTGCTTTAGTATGCATGACGACGGTCGGGTTTGGTGACATTGTACCGGTCACCGTGGATGCGCGTGTGTTCACGGTGACAGTGATTATTTTAGGGATCACAATTTTTACCACTTCAGTGGTTTATATTGTTGGGGTGTTAGCAAAAGGCACGAAAGAAATTGTGCGTAAGAGGTTTTCTTATATGAAAAATCATTATGTGGTGATTGGTAGCACACCGATGGCCGTCAATGTTTATCAAGGGCTGAAAAAACGAGAGCTACCTGTAGCCGTGATTTGCCAAGAAAACCATCGTAGCCATTATCCAGAAAAAGATAACATTGTAACGGGCGACCCCACCAGTTCGGAATTGCTTGCAGCAGCAAACGTAAAACATGCTAAGTGCGTACTGGTGATGACGGATAGCGATTCGCTCAGCACTTTTGCCCTATTGGGCGTGAAAGAACAAGCGGGTGTTGAGGGCACTGTGAAAACCGTGGTGTTAATTAACCAAGAAAGTAATATGGATAAAGTTCGCTTACTTAAACCTGATATGTTGTTTTCATTATCGACCTTAGGTTCAGAGGTTTTGATGCAAGTGCTTTGCGGTGAAGCAATATCGAGTGACTCTATTAGTGATATGCTGTTGAACAAAGTTGCAAAAAGCTAA
- the ccmB gene encoding Cytochrome c-type biogenesis protein CcmB: MFWLLIKRELKIAFRGFSELVNPLWFFLIVITLFPLSIGPEPQLLARIAVGVFWVAAILSSLLSLERLFKDDYLDGSLEQLLLAPHPLFITVFAKVIAHWLVTGLPLILLSPVAALMLSFSADTLLVLAGTLLLGTPVLSFIGAIGAALTVSLKKGGVLVSLLVLPLYIPVLIYATGTMEAHSFKMPLDGYFAILAALFAASITFSPLAIAAALKLNISNS, from the coding sequence ATGTTTTGGTTATTAATTAAACGGGAGCTTAAAATTGCTTTCCGAGGTTTTTCTGAGCTCGTTAACCCGTTGTGGTTTTTCTTAATTGTTATCACATTATTTCCGCTTAGTATCGGTCCTGAGCCTCAATTATTAGCGCGTATTGCCGTTGGGGTATTTTGGGTCGCGGCTATTTTGTCTTCACTATTATCACTAGAGCGTTTATTTAAGGATGACTATCTTGATGGCTCCCTTGAGCAATTGTTACTTGCGCCACATCCTTTATTTATAACCGTATTTGCTAAGGTGATCGCCCACTGGCTAGTAACTGGGTTGCCATTGATCTTGTTATCTCCGGTTGCGGCATTAATGTTGTCTTTTAGTGCAGACACGCTATTGGTGTTGGCGGGTACTTTATTACTAGGGACGCCGGTATTAAGTTTTATTGGCGCGATTGGTGCGGCATTAACGGTTTCCTTAAAAAAAGGCGGGGTTTTAGTTAGTCTGCTCGTTTTGCCGCTTTATATTCCAGTGCTTATTTATGCAACGGGTACGATGGAGGCACATAGCTTTAAAATGCCTCTCGATGGCTATTTTGCCATTCTTGCCGCGTTATTTGCAGCGAGCATTACCTTTTCTCCTCTCGCTATCGCCGCTGCATTGAAACTGAATATAAGTAATAGTTAG
- the ccmA gene encoding Cytochrome c biogenesis ATP-binding export protein CcmA gives MLSAQQVSCHRQNRVLFHQLDFIVQPSEILQVEGPNGAGKTTLLRMMAGLLKPDEGAVCWNNQSIDKLKEEFTRHLLYLGHKPAVKSLLTPYENLKFYYQMHHKGHEGERIWSALEEVSLIGYEDIPVSQLSAGQQRRVNLARLWLSEAPLWILDEPFTAIDVAGVARLTERFHQHAEQGGIILFTSHQAMSGQFGSLKLTGGVESCFGY, from the coding sequence ATGCTAAGTGCTCAACAAGTGAGTTGCCATCGGCAAAATAGGGTGTTATTCCATCAACTTGATTTTATTGTGCAGCCCAGTGAAATCTTACAAGTTGAAGGGCCTAATGGAGCGGGAAAAACAACCCTGCTACGTATGATGGCTGGGTTATTAAAACCCGATGAAGGTGCGGTCTGTTGGAATAATCAATCGATTGATAAGCTAAAAGAAGAATTCACTCGCCATTTACTTTATTTAGGCCACAAACCTGCGGTTAAATCGTTACTGACACCTTATGAAAACCTCAAGTTTTATTATCAAATGCACCATAAAGGGCATGAAGGCGAGCGGATTTGGTCTGCTTTAGAGGAAGTTTCATTAATCGGTTATGAAGATATTCCTGTTAGTCAACTTTCTGCAGGGCAACAACGGCGCGTTAATTTAGCCAGGCTATGGCTAAGCGAAGCCCCTCTGTGGATACTTGATGAGCCTTTCACCGCAATTGATGTGGCGGGAGTCGCTCGTTTAACAGAACGTTTTCATCAGCATGCAGAGCAGGGGGGTATTATTTTGTTTACCTCTCACCAAGCGATGTCAGGGCAATTTGGTTCACTAAAACTGACGGGTGGGGTTGAATCATGTTTTGGTTATTAA
- a CDS encoding 1-phosphatidylinositol phosphodiesterase precursor — MKNRLYLLLLLIFSPSIFAHLDSAYYRSASDGFTAKPKWMDTLRDDIMLSEIALPGTHDSAAYKNFVDSVSTQALNFDQQLEYGIRVFDIRVRHTSNAFALHHGSIFLDVMFGDFMNSINIFLSKNPSETIIFRLKQEIAPDNNNTRPMNKTLEYYIELYKDKYFNLQSMDTKLGDVRGKYMILSNNAAFHNYGLAYELTSIQDNFHLKTNWHLYSKWEAVKTQLDRASNGNNNRIYINYLSGSGGSFPYFVASGHSSPGTSAPRLSTGLTTPGWKDSYPDFPRTSCAGICTISFEGTNILTRDKLKYYNSLNMKRSVGIIMADFPGESLISHVIDNNKNLRK, encoded by the coding sequence ATGAAAAATAGACTATATCTTTTACTCTTATTAATATTTAGCCCTTCAATTTTTGCTCATTTAGATTCTGCTTATTACAGAAGCGCTTCTGATGGATTTACGGCGAAGCCTAAATGGATGGATACTCTTAGAGATGATATAATGCTTTCCGAAATAGCATTACCTGGGACTCATGATAGTGCTGCATATAAAAATTTTGTGGATAGTGTGTCAACACAAGCATTAAATTTTGACCAACAATTAGAATATGGTATTAGAGTATTTGATATCAGGGTGAGGCATACGAGTAATGCATTTGCCCTACATCATGGTAGTATATTTCTTGATGTTATGTTTGGTGATTTTATGAATTCCATTAATATTTTTTTATCAAAAAACCCTTCTGAAACCATTATTTTTAGGTTAAAACAAGAAATAGCCCCTGACAATAATAACACTCGCCCCATGAATAAAACATTAGAGTATTACATTGAATTATATAAAGATAAATATTTTAATTTACAGTCTATGGATACAAAATTAGGTGATGTTAGGGGAAAATATATGATACTTAGCAATAATGCTGCTTTTCATAATTATGGTTTAGCTTACGAACTTACAAGTATACAAGATAATTTCCATTTAAAAACCAATTGGCATTTATATTCAAAATGGGAGGCAGTAAAAACACAATTAGACCGTGCAAGTAATGGAAATAATAATAGAATCTATATCAATTACTTGAGTGGCTCTGGCGGTTCGTTTCCTTATTTTGTTGCAAGCGGGCATTCATCTCCAGGTACCTCAGCACCCCGTCTTTCTACCGGCTTAACCACTCCAGGATGGAAAGATAGTTATCCGGATTTCCCTAGAACATCTTGTGCTGGTATTTGTACAATTTCCTTTGAAGGTACAAATATTCTAACTCGAGATAAATTAAAATATTATAATAGCCTAAATATGAAACGCTCTGTCGGGATAATTATGGCTGATTTTCCTGGTGAGTCTTTAATAAGCCATGTAATAGATAATAATAAGAACCTACGAAAATAA
- the yetF_1 gene encoding Protein of uncharacterised function (DUF421), translating to MAYYYSLIILKFIIGFAIVIIHMNLSGKTQLSQMTPIDFIGNFVLGGIIGGVIYSDTIPLYQYVTILIIGVLFISFLNFLTKRFNFFRNVAIGNPIPIIKKGQFIMENILEKANKIDLINISSRIHAQGIHSFQEIYYAQIEPDGQLTIICDEKNMPSVILIKEGVIRSYGLESIERDESWLMQQIELQGIESISDIFLAEFWRGEVTFILRDGKINRKNAQHLKVIA from the coding sequence ATGGCGTACTATTATTCGTTGATTATTTTAAAGTTTATTATCGGTTTTGCCATTGTTATCATTCATATGAATCTATCGGGAAAAACGCAGCTTTCTCAAATGACTCCTATTGATTTCATTGGTAATTTCGTCTTAGGGGGCATTATTGGCGGGGTGATTTACAGTGATACTATCCCATTGTACCAGTATGTGACTATTTTAATTATTGGTGTTTTGTTTATTAGCTTTTTAAACTTTTTAACAAAAAGATTTAATTTTTTTCGTAATGTGGCGATTGGTAATCCCATACCCATCATTAAAAAAGGCCAATTTATAATGGAAAACATTTTAGAGAAAGCCAATAAGATAGACCTTATCAATATTTCATCTCGAATTCATGCGCAAGGAATTCACTCTTTTCAAGAGATTTATTATGCACAAATAGAGCCCGATGGGCAGTTAACTATTATTTGCGATGAAAAAAATATGCCATCAGTGATCCTGATAAAAGAAGGGGTTATTAGAAGCTATGGTTTGGAGTCCATCGAAAGAGATGAAAGCTGGTTAATGCAGCAAATTGAATTACAAGGCATTGAATCAATAAGTGATATTTTCTTGGCTGAATTTTGGCGCGGTGAAGTCACGTTTATTTTGCGAGATGGTAAAATAAACCGCAAAAATGCACAGCATCTAAAAGTTATTGCTTAA
- the trxA_1 gene encoding Thioredoxin-1, producing the protein MPHILQLDSDNFSSTLYPLGQEEHQTVVVYFSASWCLPCKSMHPIFIKLSEHFQQNNIVFGLVDIAQSPILAPKYGIKSVPTIAIFQDTRLIDIIAGEVSFNCALMVLNKVLGKR; encoded by the coding sequence ATGCCTCATATCTTACAGTTAGATAGTGATAATTTCTCAAGCACACTTTACCCTCTAGGTCAGGAAGAGCATCAAACGGTAGTTGTTTATTTTTCGGCATCTTGGTGTTTGCCTTGTAAAAGCATGCACCCTATTTTCATTAAACTTTCTGAGCATTTTCAACAAAATAATATTGTTTTTGGTCTTGTGGATATTGCTCAGTCACCCATTTTGGCTCCTAAATATGGTATAAAATCAGTGCCGACAATTGCGATTTTCCAAGATACTCGTTTAATCGATATTATTGCTGGAGAAGTGTCATTTAATTGTGCATTAATGGTATTGAATAAAGTACTTGGGAAGCGTTAA
- the betP_2 gene encoding Glycine betaine transporter BetP, with protein sequence MSQIATDSKKVRSKISPPVFYSSAIIILVIVGFAALMPEVAESHLSHLQQNLFNNASWFYILAVAIILLSVTYLGLSRYGQIKLGPDHALPNFSYVSWFAMLFSAGMGIGLMFFGVAEPVMHYLNPPVGEAQTVEAAKEAMRLTFFHWGLHAWAIYAIVALILAFFSYRHGLPLTLRSALYPIIGERIYGPIGHAVDVFAVVGTVFGVATSLGFGVLQVNAGLNHLFGWPVNETVQVILIITFTGLATLSVVSGLDKGIRILSELNLGLAFLLLVLIVALGPTVLLLKSFVENTGGYLSEIVTKTFNLYAYEPKSSGWLGGWTLLYWGWWLSWSPFVGMFIARISRGRTIREFVMGVLFVPAGFTLMWMTFFGNTAIDLIKNKGATLLADTVQADVSLALFEFLNYFPFSSVLSFFAMLMVIVFFVTSADSGAMVVDTLASGGDSNTPIWQRIFWAGLMGVVAITMLLAGGLQALQTLTIASALPFAMVLLASIYGLFKALRVDAYKRDSQQLATIAPTASRNPIPWQRRLRNIVYFPKRAHVKRFMEESVKPSMEMVSEELAKQGTVCHIHTDKDDRIGFEVDLGEDMNFLYEVRLRYYIQPSFALAGMGTESDDEKSEEQRYYRAEIHLKEGGQDYDVMGWAKEQIIHDILDQYEKHIHFLHLLGK encoded by the coding sequence ATGAGTCAAATTGCTACTGATTCTAAAAAAGTTCGTTCTAAAATTAGTCCCCCTGTGTTTTATAGCTCTGCCATTATTATTTTGGTTATCGTTGGCTTTGCCGCTTTGATGCCAGAAGTCGCAGAATCTCATCTAAGTCATCTTCAACAAAATTTATTCAATAACGCAAGTTGGTTCTACATTCTTGCTGTCGCAATTATTCTTTTGAGTGTGACTTATCTGGGACTCTCCCGTTACGGGCAAATAAAATTGGGCCCAGACCATGCCCTGCCAAATTTTAGCTATGTGTCATGGTTTGCGATGCTGTTCTCCGCAGGTATGGGGATCGGCTTAATGTTCTTTGGGGTTGCAGAACCCGTAATGCACTACCTCAACCCACCGGTCGGTGAAGCACAAACGGTTGAAGCCGCTAAAGAGGCTATGCGCTTAACGTTCTTCCACTGGGGGTTACATGCTTGGGCGATTTACGCCATTGTCGCATTAATTTTAGCGTTTTTTAGCTATCGCCACGGCCTCCCTCTCACATTACGCTCCGCCCTTTACCCAATTATTGGTGAGCGAATTTATGGCCCTATTGGTCATGCGGTTGATGTCTTTGCCGTTGTCGGTACCGTATTTGGTGTTGCCACTTCTCTCGGGTTCGGTGTGCTACAAGTAAACGCAGGTTTAAACCATTTGTTTGGTTGGCCTGTGAATGAAACTGTACAGGTGATCTTAATTATCACCTTTACGGGTTTAGCGACACTTTCTGTGGTTTCAGGCCTTGATAAAGGTATCCGTATTTTATCTGAACTCAACCTTGGCCTTGCTTTCTTATTACTGGTACTTATTGTTGCTTTAGGGCCAACAGTGCTTCTGCTTAAATCTTTCGTTGAAAATACGGGGGGTTATCTATCAGAGATCGTCACTAAAACCTTTAATTTATATGCGTATGAACCTAAGTCCAGTGGCTGGTTAGGGGGTTGGACCTTACTGTATTGGGGTTGGTGGTTATCATGGTCACCATTTGTCGGGATGTTTATTGCACGTATCTCCCGCGGCCGCACCATCCGTGAATTTGTCATGGGCGTATTATTCGTCCCTGCAGGGTTCACATTGATGTGGATGACGTTCTTTGGTAACACGGCGATAGATTTAATCAAAAATAAAGGCGCAACACTATTAGCAGATACGGTACAAGCTGATGTGTCTCTCGCTTTATTTGAGTTTCTTAATTACTTCCCATTTTCTTCTGTGCTCTCCTTTTTTGCTATGTTGATGGTAATTGTATTCTTTGTTACTTCAGCAGATTCAGGCGCTATGGTCGTTGATACCCTAGCCTCTGGTGGTGACTCAAATACCCCAATTTGGCAGCGTATTTTTTGGGCTGGGTTAATGGGTGTCGTTGCCATTACCATGCTGTTAGCCGGTGGTTTGCAAGCCTTGCAAACACTGACAATAGCCAGTGCGCTACCGTTTGCGATGGTGTTACTGGCCTCTATTTATGGGTTATTTAAAGCACTTCGAGTTGATGCGTATAAACGCGATAGCCAGCAATTAGCGACCATCGCCCCAACCGCCAGTCGTAACCCTATTCCATGGCAAAGGCGTTTACGCAACATCGTATATTTCCCTAAACGCGCACATGTTAAGCGCTTTATGGAAGAATCTGTGAAGCCATCAATGGAAATGGTCTCTGAAGAACTGGCTAAACAAGGTACTGTATGCCATATCCATACCGATAAAGATGACCGAATAGGTTTTGAGGTCGATTTAGGCGAAGATATGAACTTTTTATACGAAGTTCGCCTCCGTTACTATATTCAACCGTCATTTGCCTTAGCGGGTATGGGCACAGAAAGTGATGATGAAAAGAGTGAAGAGCAACGCTACTACCGCGCTGAAATTCACTTAAAAGAAGGTGGGCAAGACTACGATGTGATGGGCTGGGCAAAAGAGCAGATCATTCACGATATTCTTGATCAGTACGAAAAACATATTCACTTTTTACACTTGTTGGGGAAGTAG